Sequence from the Nocardiopsis sp. YSL2 genome:
GCAGCAGCGGCTCGTCGTAGCGCGGGTTGCCGTCGCCGTCCAGGGGATACCACACGGGGAAGGGCACACCGAAGAAGCGCTGGCGGCTGACCAGCCAGTCGCCGTTGAGGCCCTCCACCCAGTTCTCGTAGCGCTGGCGCATGTGCTCGGGGTGCCAGACGAGTTCGCGGCCGCGCCGGACCAGCTGCGAGCGCAGTTCCTCGTCGCGGCCGCCGTTGCGGATGTACCACTGGCGGGTGGTGACGATCTCGAGGGGCTTGTCGCCCTTCTCGTAGAACTTCACCGGGTGCGTGATGGCCGTGGGCTCCCCGACGAGGTCGCCGCTCTCGCGCAGCATCTCCACGGTCCGCTCGCGGGCGGTGTGCATGGTGGCGCCGACCAGGCGGGCGTAGGCCTCGCGGCCCTGCTCGGGCATGCCCGAGGGGGTCTCGGCGACGATGCGGCCGTCCCAGCCGATGATCGGCCGGGTGTCCAGGTCGAGCTCGCGCCACCAGGTGACGTCGGTGGTGTCGCCGAAGGTGCAGATCATCGCGATGCCGGACCCCTTCTCGGGGTCGGCCAGGCGGTGTGCCCGCACCGGGACCTCGACGCCGAAGACCGGCGTGCGCACGGTGGTGCCGAACAGGTGCTGGTAGCGCTCGTCGTCGGGGTGGGCGACCAGGGCCACACAGGCGGCCAGCAGCTCGGGGCGGGTGGTCTCGATGTGGACCGGGTCGCCGTCGGGCCGGTGGAAGGCGACCTTGTGGTAGGCGCTGGGCCGCTCGCGGTCCTCCAGCTCCGCCTGGGCGACGGCGGTGCGGAAGGTGACGTCCCACAGGGTGGGCGCCTCGGACATGTACGCCTCGCCGCGCGCCAGGTTGCGCAGGAAGGCGCGCTGGGCCGCGGTACGGGAGTTGTCGTCGATGGTGGCGTAGGTGTGCCGCCAGTCGACGCTCAGCCCGAGGCGGCGCCAGATGGCCTCGAAGACCTTCTCGTCCTCGGCCGTGAGCTCGTCGCACAGCTCGATGAAGTTGCGGCGGGAGATGGGGACCTGCCGCTTGGGGTCGGGCTTGGCCGGGGGTTGGAAGTCCGGGTCGTAGGCGACCGAGGGGTCGCAGCGCACGCCGTAGTAGTTCTGGACGCGGCGCTCCGTCGGCAGGCCGTTGTCGTCCCAGCCCATGGGGTAGAAGACGGCCTTGCCGTTCATGCGCTGGAAGCGGGCGACGGTGTCGGTGTGCGTGTAGGAGAACACGTGGCCGATGTGCAGCGAACCCGAGACCGTGGGCGGCGGGGTGTCGATGGAGAAGACGTCCTCGCGGCTGCGGGTACGGTCGAAGTGGTAGACGCCGGACTCATCCCATACGTCGACCCACTTCGCCTCGATACCGTCCAGCGAGGGCTTGTCGGGCATGCGGAAGGAATGAGAGCCGTTGGTCATGCGCCAATGTTAGTGCTCTTCGACGCGTGTTCGCTCCGCCTTGTGGACAGGGCCCCTGCCTGAGCGGGAGCACCGTGTCGGGCCCCCTGTGTTCGCCGAGCCGGGCGTGAAAGGATTCCGTACGCAGAGGGTGCGCGGTCCGCGCACCGGCGTACGCACAACGGAAACGGTGAACGATTCACATGGCTAAGAAGGACGGCGGTGAACTCGGTCCCGCACTTCTCGGCTTCGCGGCGGGGTTCGCGGCGGAGTTCGTGGCGCGCAAGGCCCTGACCTTCGCCTGGACGCGCGCCACCGGGGAGGAGCCCCCGACGGACCTGGAGTCCCCCGAGGTGAGTCTCGGTCGCGCTCTGAGCTGGGCCGTGATGGCGGGCGTGGGCGTGGAGGTGGCGCGGGTGCTGGCCGTACGCGCCACCCGGAAGAAGGTGCACGGCTCGACCGGCCTGGAGCCGGAGCTCGTATCCGACTGAGGGGCCCGGCCGCGCGCGGAGTGCCCTCCCGGCGGGGGACGGCGAGTGCCGCTCCCCCGCCGGGGCCGGCCCCCGGTCAGGACTCCAGTTCCCCCGACGCCCCGCCCCGGGTGATGCTCTGGGCCCGTAGGTCGGCCCGGACCTTGGCGGCCAGCGCGCCGGTGGCCATGCGGTTGACGACGCCGCCTGCCACGGCGCCGGTGAGGTAGGGGCCCAGGGTCGTGAGGTTGCGCCCCAGCAGCCGCAGCAGCCGGTCGCGCAGTGCGGTCTTGGCGGCCGCGCCCACGGCCAGCAGGAGGGTCTCCTCGGGCTTGGTGGGGTCCATGCCGCGGCGGTGGACCCACGCCCCCAGGTAGCCCGCGTTGCGGCGCAGGGAGCCGTCGGCTTCGACCGGGGCGTCGTGGAGTTCGTGCAGCTCACCGATGAGCTTGACCTCGACGGCGGCGACCAGCAGGGTCTCCGCCGCCAGACGCGCGGGTGCTCCGAGCAGGAGTGGGGGTGCGGCCCACTGCACGGCCGAGAGGGCGCCTCCGGCCATGCCCACGGCGGTGGTGGTGCGGACCGCGGTGCGCTGGAGGGCGTCGGCGAGCTCCTCGCCGTCCAGGCCGCCGTGGTGGCGCACGAGTGTGGCGTGGTCGCGGATGGGGACGCGGGGGGCGATCTCCTCGGCGAACGTCTCACTCAGCCACCGCCCGGCGGCGACGCCGCGCAGTCCGGCGGACCGGGCGCTGGTTCCCAGAGCGGTGACGAGGTCGCGCAGCCTGCGGCGGCGCTCGGCCGCGCCCTCTCCGTCGGCGGCGTCCTCGTCCATGGTCGCCAGGTCCTCGGAGAGGATGCGTCCCACGAGAACGCCCACCTCACGGCGTTCGACGTCGCCGCCGGTGCCCTCACGGGAGTCCTCGGGGTGCTGGTCGTCGTCCACGGGCCCCTCCCTCGTGTCCTTGCGCGTCGTGGGTACCCCGCAGGGTACCCCCGGCACACGCGCGATGCGCCCCCGGAGGGGACGCATCGGGTCATGGCGCGTTCGGTCGGCGCGTCGGGGAACGGCTCTCGGAACGGGACGGCGGGTGTCCGCCCCGTCCTGTCAGGCGCACTCCTTGCAGACCAGCTGGCCGGCGCGCTGTTCGGCGAGCTGACTGCGGTGGTGCACCAGGAAGCAGCGCGAGCAGGTGAACTCGTCGGCCTGACGCGGGAGCACGCGGACCGCGAGCTCCTCGCCGGACAGGTCCGCTCCGGGCAGTTCGAGCCCTTCGTTGGCCTCGTCGGGGTCGACGTCGATCGTGCCGGTGCCCTTGTCCACGCGCCGCGCCTGCAGCTCCTGGAGGCTGTCCTCGTTGATGTCCTCGTCAGTCTTGCGCGGGCTGTCGTAGTCGGTGGCCATCTCTGCTAACTCCATCCCCCTCGTTTAGTGCCTCGTCGCGCGGGTGTAACGCTTGAGAGACCTCTGTTGTGCCCGGATCGGTCGATGAGTTTTCCCGACATCGGTGAACCGTGCCCCCTCCCGGGCCACCGCTCACAGGTCAGCGGTACTTTTCGGCACCGTGACCGGAGACGGCCACGCGTCGGCGGCCGCACCCCGATCGGTTCCTCTCGTACTACCCAACGTCGGGTGTCCCGTAGACCTCGAAAACCCGTTTCCGCCCACTCCGGACAAGCGTGGAAGAAACCCCCGGCCATGGGCGAAAACAAAGACATGCCCACGTCAGGAGGCATTCCCTCCGTGTCCACGCCCGGGGAAGCATACCCACCCGGGGTCGACGCTCGTGACGCGGGTGGGCGTGTCTTCGGACACGTATAGATACCACGAAGCAGGCCCGAGTGCGATTCGATGGGCCGCGGCCCGATTCACCGGCGCTCGGGGACCTCGGGCGGGGCCAGCGGCAGGCAGACGGTGATGACCAGTCCGCCGCCCGCGCGGGGCCACGCCGTGACCACGCCCTCGTGGGCGCGCACCACCGAGCGCACGATCGACAGGCCGAGTCCGGCGCTGCGGCCCGAGCCCACCCTGTCGCCCGATCCGCGCCGGAAGGGCTCGAAGAGGCCCTCGATCTCGTAGGCGGGGATGACCTTGCCCGAGTTCTCCACCTGGATCGCCGGCACGCCCTCGTACATGCCGCTGCGAACGGTGATCTCCCCGTCCTCGACGTTGTACTTGAGCGCGTTCTCCACCAGGTTGGCGGCCAGCCGCTCCAGGAGGACCGGGTCGCCGACCACCGCGCCGGGGCGCAGGTCCCGGCGCAGCCGCAGCCCCGACTCCTCGATGTCCCCCGAGAGCTGGCTCAAGACCGTCTCCGCGACCTCGCCGAGGTCGACCCGGGTCCGCGACTCCAGTTCCCGGTCGCTCTTGGCCAGGAAGAGCAGGCCGTCGATGAGGCGCTCGTGCCGGGCGTTGGTCTCCAGCAGGGTCCGGCCGACGCTCTTGAGGTCCGGAGAGACCTCGGGGGCGCTGAGGGC
This genomic interval carries:
- a CDS encoding DUF4235 domain-containing protein; translated protein: MAKKDGGELGPALLGFAAGFAAEFVARKALTFAWTRATGEEPPTDLESPEVSLGRALSWAVMAGVGVEVARVLAVRATRKKVHGSTGLEPELVSD
- the valS gene encoding valine--tRNA ligase, yielding MTNGSHSFRMPDKPSLDGIEAKWVDVWDESGVYHFDRTRSREDVFSIDTPPPTVSGSLHIGHVFSYTHTDTVARFQRMNGKAVFYPMGWDDNGLPTERRVQNYYGVRCDPSVAYDPDFQPPAKPDPKRQVPISRRNFIELCDELTAEDEKVFEAIWRRLGLSVDWRHTYATIDDNSRTAAQRAFLRNLARGEAYMSEAPTLWDVTFRTAVAQAELEDRERPSAYHKVAFHRPDGDPVHIETTRPELLAACVALVAHPDDERYQHLFGTTVRTPVFGVEVPVRAHRLADPEKGSGIAMICTFGDTTDVTWWRELDLDTRPIIGWDGRIVAETPSGMPEQGREAYARLVGATMHTARERTVEMLRESGDLVGEPTAITHPVKFYEKGDKPLEIVTTRQWYIRNGGRDEELRSQLVRRGRELVWHPEHMRQRYENWVEGLNGDWLVSRQRFFGVPFPVWYPLDGDGNPRYDEPLLPSEDQLPIDPSSQAPEGYTESQRGRPGGFMGDPDVMDTWATSSLSPQIASGWERDQDLFERVFPMDLRPQGQDIIRTWLFATVVRANFENGTLPWRTTGISGWILDPDRKKMSKSKGNVVTPVALLEKYSSDAVRYWAASGRLGTDTAMDEGQMKVGRRLAIKILNASKFVMSVAGEGASVDPSQVTEPLDRAMLAALAEVVDEATAAFAAYDHTRALERTERFFWDFCDDYLELVKTRAYNTESAEGASARAALLVALGALHKLFAPFLPFVTEEVWSWWQDGSVHGQAWPQAAGYRAAAADGDPAVLAATAEVLRAVRKAKSEAKLSMRAEVEHVRVAGKQADEARAAAGDIAAAGRAAGIDFEVTDDGELTVEVVLPPSEGE
- a CDS encoding DUF4193 domain-containing protein, with amino-acid sequence MATDYDSPRKTDEDINEDSLQELQARRVDKGTGTIDVDPDEANEGLELPGADLSGEELAVRVLPRQADEFTCSRCFLVHHRSQLAEQRAGQLVCKECA